From the Phyllobacterium zundukense genome, one window contains:
- a CDS encoding phasin — translation MSKTAKQTADAFSTPAFDATAVTDQVREFTEKGVAQSKEAYAKIQDQAEAAQKTLETTFETAQSNTAALSLKALAALRANTEASFAHIEALIGAKSFGEVIELQSAFVRNQAEAISGQAKEIQAVATKAVEEISAPVKSAVEKAIKDVKVA, via the coding sequence ATGAGCAAGACTGCCAAACAGACGGCTGATGCGTTCTCGACCCCTGCTTTCGATGCCACCGCTGTAACCGACCAGGTTCGCGAGTTCACCGAAAAGGGCGTTGCCCAGTCCAAAGAAGCTTATGCCAAGATTCAGGATCAGGCTGAAGCGGCCCAGAAGACCCTCGAAACGACTTTTGAGACGGCCCAGTCCAACACCGCTGCCCTTTCGCTGAAGGCATTGGCTGCACTGCGCGCCAACACGGAAGCCAGCTTCGCTCATATCGAAGCCCTGATCGGCGCGAAGTCTTTTGGTGAAGTAATCGAACTGCAGAGCGCCTTCGTACGCAATCAGGCAGAAGCCATCTCCGGTCAGGCCAAGGAAATCCAGGCTGTGGCCACCAAGGCCGTTGAAGAAATCTCCGCTCCGGTCAAGTCGGCTGTCGAGAAGGCCATCAAGGACGTCAAGGTCGCCTGA
- a CDS encoding magnesium transporter CorA family protein, giving the protein MLSIYTQENDRILSSAINTEGEVLPACQLGAVWYDLYNPTRNEDNYVEQCLSLSIPTRAEMDEIEPSARLYNEEDAEFMTVTALSELDSEEPVKTPITFVLKGGSLVTVRYAEPLPFTTFAHRIQKPGGPACTSGEMAMLGILEAMINRMADILERVGGDVDRFSHKVFRSRVRNATQKTLNLNAVIEQIGRKGDMLSMVRESLVSFTRLLSYHQAIAKGTTKAGKDVRQKMKILQRDVGSLTDHAAFLTNKINFLLDATLGLINLEQNQIIKIFSVAAVVFLPPTLVASIYGMNFDYMPELKWVLGYPWAFALMVLSAILPYLYFKRRGWL; this is encoded by the coding sequence ATGCTGAGCATTTACACGCAAGAGAACGACCGCATCCTGTCATCCGCCATTAACACGGAAGGCGAGGTGCTACCGGCATGCCAGTTGGGGGCGGTCTGGTACGATCTTTACAATCCGACCCGCAATGAAGACAATTATGTCGAGCAGTGTCTGTCGCTTTCCATTCCGACACGGGCGGAAATGGACGAAATCGAACCCTCGGCGCGGCTCTATAACGAAGAAGACGCGGAGTTCATGACGGTTACCGCTTTGAGCGAGCTTGACTCGGAAGAGCCCGTCAAGACGCCGATCACCTTCGTGTTGAAAGGCGGTAGTCTCGTGACGGTCCGCTATGCCGAACCGCTGCCCTTTACCACCTTCGCCCACAGGATCCAAAAGCCGGGTGGCCCCGCCTGTACGTCCGGCGAAATGGCGATGCTCGGTATTCTCGAGGCGATGATCAACAGGATGGCGGACATCCTGGAGCGCGTCGGCGGCGACGTAGACAGATTCTCGCATAAGGTGTTCCGCAGCCGGGTGCGCAATGCGACCCAGAAGACGCTCAACCTCAATGCCGTCATTGAACAGATTGGGCGCAAGGGCGACATGCTCTCGATGGTCCGGGAAAGCCTGGTCAGCTTCACGCGCCTGCTTTCCTATCACCAGGCCATTGCCAAAGGCACGACAAAGGCCGGCAAGGACGTGCGGCAGAAGATGAAAATCCTGCAGCGCGACGTCGGCTCGCTGACGGACCATGCCGCCTTCCTTACCAACAAGATCAATTTCCTACTGGACGCCACACTCGGCTTGATCAATCTCGAGCAGAATCAGATCATCAAGATCTTTTCCGTCGCCGCCGTTGTCTTCCTTCCGCCGACGCTCGTCGCCTCGATCTACGGCATGAATTTCGACTATATGCCCGAACTGAAGTGGGTGCTCGGCTATCCCTGGGCCTTTGCTCTTATGGTGCTGTCCGCTATCCTTCCCTATCTTTATTTCAAGCGACGCGGCTGGCTTTGA
- a CDS encoding nuclear transport factor 2 family protein: protein MIYSYFVEKSIRQSFDHVNNHRWDAAVKALAPHVHHRVSGAHALGGERHDKEAVRRWFERLGRVLPTLHLTVNHIWVKGWPWHTTVFAQWDGTATLLNGEALYVNRGLHVFILRWGRVYALEEFYDSQAAAGGLAAQAAAGLEEAVAEQIVS, encoded by the coding sequence ATGATATACAGCTATTTTGTCGAGAAATCGATCCGTCAGAGCTTCGACCACGTCAACAACCATCGCTGGGATGCGGCGGTGAAAGCACTCGCGCCGCATGTCCATCACCGCGTTTCTGGCGCCCACGCGCTTGGTGGTGAGCGCCACGATAAAGAAGCCGTGCGCCGCTGGTTTGAGCGCCTCGGCCGTGTCCTGCCCACTCTCCATCTCACGGTCAACCACATCTGGGTGAAGGGCTGGCCGTGGCATACCACCGTGTTTGCCCAGTGGGACGGCACTGCAACGCTGCTCAACGGCGAAGCGTTGTACGTCAACCGTGGTCTCCACGTGTTCATCCTGCGGTGGGGTAGAGTCTATGCACTTGAGGAATTTTACGATTCACAAGCAGCGGCCGGCGGTCTTGCCGCCCAAGCGGCAGCTGGCCTCGAAGAAGCTGTCGCCGAACAGATTGTAAGCTAG